One stretch of Brevibacillus laterosporus DNA includes these proteins:
- a CDS encoding glycosyltransferase: MITISLCMIVKNEEDSLARCLDSVKDLVDEINIIDTGSTDGTVELAKRYTDRIFHFEWIDDFSAARNFAFTKATQQYILHLDADDFLLEIDRERLRTLKETLDPAVDSVTMKYHIAFDEYDNPIMSFRRNRMVKRSNNFQWYGAVHEYLSVWGHIIDSDIAVTHKKIHQDEGYSKRNLLIYEKKLERGDEFTIRDLYYYANELRDHSFHEKAIEYYIKMLDSKQGWIEDEINACYKIADCYYALGDKEKELEYAIKAFAYDIPRAEACCRIGYIFFTRNEYLKAIFWYDLATKLKKPDTWGFFTEACWTWLPHLQLCVCYNRIGQNEKALEHNEQVGKYRPDDPKYLFNKELLERLMNKEDSNS; encoded by the coding sequence ATGATCACAATCAGTTTATGCATGATCGTGAAAAATGAGGAAGATAGTTTAGCAAGATGCTTGGATTCGGTAAAGGACTTGGTAGATGAAATTAATATTATTGATACGGGTTCTACGGATGGCACAGTAGAGCTTGCGAAAAGGTACACCGATCGAATCTTTCATTTTGAATGGATCGATGATTTTTCAGCAGCCCGCAACTTTGCTTTTACCAAAGCAACACAACAATATATTTTGCATCTTGATGCAGACGATTTTCTGCTGGAGATTGACCGTGAGCGTTTGCGAACACTAAAGGAAACATTAGATCCAGCCGTTGACTCTGTTACGATGAAATACCACATTGCATTTGATGAATATGATAATCCTATTATGTCTTTTCGACGGAATCGTATGGTGAAGCGAAGTAATAATTTTCAATGGTATGGCGCTGTACACGAGTATTTGTCGGTTTGGGGACATATTATCGACAGTGATATTGCGGTAACACACAAAAAGATTCATCAGGATGAGGGATATTCGAAGCGTAACTTGCTCATTTATGAAAAAAAACTGGAGCGCGGTGATGAGTTTACCATAAGGGACCTTTATTATTATGCAAATGAGCTACGCGATCACTCCTTTCATGAGAAAGCGATTGAATATTACATCAAAATGCTTGATTCTAAACAGGGCTGGATAGAGGATGAGATTAATGCGTGCTACAAAATCGCTGATTGTTATTATGCTTTAGGTGACAAAGAGAAGGAATTAGAGTATGCAATCAAAGCATTTGCGTACGACATCCCACGAGCGGAGGCTTGTTGCCGAATTGGCTATATCTTTTTCACCAGAAACGAATATCTTAAAGCAATTTTCTGGTATGACCTAGCTACAAAGCTGAAAAAACCGGATACGTGGGGATTTTTTACAGAAGCGTGCTGGACGTGGCTCCCGCATTTACAATTATGTGTCTGCTACAATCGGATTGGGCAAAACGAGAAAGCTCTTGAACACAACGAACAAGTAGGGAAGTATCGACCAGATGATCCAAAATATTTGTTCAATAAAGAGTTACTAGAACGTTTAATGAACAAAGAGGATTCAAATAGCTAA
- a CDS encoding spore coat protein, protein MEIQSHDLPQVYYLTVTDEGISYLDEHIKADVRIDAFLSIQQKDYPVQVSYRGAHTRELAKKSYTIYFPDDERFHGQREVHLNAEMLDPSLMRNVLSFTFFERLDVLVPATTYVVLCRNGICEGLYLQLESVDESFLQKRHLPLGPIYYAVSGNANFSLLSPKSEEVKPSLDAGYRLKYGREEDMNWLRELIYVINTTPRADFEEIIARYLNVNKYVSWLVGAVCTQNFDGFIHNYALYRNSETGLFEMIPWDYDATWGRDCNGKEMAYDFIDIDGYNTLSARLLDISTYKQLYKERMAETLHSWFTPDYMGPRVEYLHHLLRPYYQLDPYKKEKLSVFDAEPDYICRFIKDRNHFLKVQLGTF, encoded by the coding sequence ATGGAAATTCAGTCGCATGATTTACCACAAGTCTATTACCTGACTGTCACCGACGAAGGGATCTCCTACTTGGATGAACATATAAAGGCGGATGTTCGCATAGATGCTTTCCTCTCCATTCAACAGAAAGACTACCCCGTCCAAGTTTCCTATCGAGGAGCCCATACACGCGAATTGGCAAAAAAGTCATATACCATCTACTTCCCTGACGATGAACGCTTTCATGGGCAACGCGAGGTTCATCTTAATGCAGAAATGCTAGACCCCTCTCTGATGCGAAATGTGTTATCCTTTACCTTTTTTGAACGCCTCGATGTGTTAGTTCCTGCTACTACCTATGTGGTGCTATGTCGGAATGGGATTTGTGAAGGCCTCTATCTCCAATTGGAATCCGTTGATGAATCCTTTTTACAAAAACGTCATCTTCCACTTGGCCCGATTTACTACGCCGTGAGCGGAAACGCCAATTTTTCCTTGTTAAGTCCCAAAAGCGAAGAAGTCAAACCAAGTCTTGATGCTGGATATCGGCTCAAATACGGTCGAGAAGAAGATATGAATTGGTTACGTGAATTGATCTACGTAATTAACACAACTCCCAGAGCTGATTTTGAAGAGATCATCGCACGTTATCTCAACGTCAACAAATATGTAAGTTGGCTAGTGGGAGCTGTATGTACCCAAAATTTTGACGGTTTTATTCATAATTACGCTTTATATCGAAATAGTGAGACAGGTTTATTTGAGATGATCCCATGGGATTATGACGCCACCTGGGGACGTGATTGTAACGGAAAAGAAATGGCTTACGACTTTATTGACATAGACGGGTATAATACCTTGAGCGCTCGTTTATTAGACATCTCTACTTACAAACAGCTCTATAAAGAAAGAATGGCTGAAACGCTACATTCATGGTTCACTCCCGATTATATGGGACCTCGTGTAGAATACCTGCATCACTTGCTACGTCCCTACTATCAGCTTGATCCGTATAAAAAAGAAAAGCTCAGCGTCTTTGACGCCGAGCCTGATTACATCTGTCGTTTTATTAAAGACCGAAATCACTTTTTAAAAGTTCAACTTGGTACCTTTTAA
- a CDS encoding TlpA family protein disulfide reductase — protein MRQMLIILSLLVLGGVATYQSEVKTKAKPTPEATIGQPVESMQKGMKQDKGMSENPVAQEVSSHIEQQPSQTIVMGAKAPAFELPGMDGTTYKFSGPRQKPLILNFWASWCGPCKMEATDLQKIYEKNKDNADFYAVNLTKSDDLDSVKAFVDTYKLTMPILYDQNETAAKLYQILAIPTTFIIDQNGVVTYKVMGPIQPGMFQSEVDKVVKAKK, from the coding sequence ATGCGGCAGATGTTAATCATTCTTAGTTTGCTGGTTCTGGGTGGAGTAGCTACCTACCAAAGCGAGGTCAAAACCAAAGCGAAGCCTACTCCTGAGGCAACAATTGGACAGCCTGTAGAATCAATGCAAAAGGGAATGAAGCAAGACAAAGGGATGTCAGAAAATCCAGTAGCACAAGAGGTTTCTAGTCACATAGAACAACAACCTAGCCAAACGATTGTAATGGGAGCCAAGGCTCCTGCCTTCGAACTACCTGGTATGGATGGAACTACTTACAAGTTCTCGGGACCAAGACAGAAGCCACTGATTCTGAACTTCTGGGCAAGCTGGTGTGGTCCATGTAAAATGGAAGCCACAGATTTACAAAAGATTTACGAAAAGAATAAGGACAACGCAGATTTTTATGCTGTTAATCTGACGAAAAGCGATGATCTAGATTCTGTCAAAGCTTTTGTCGATACGTACAAGCTGACGATGCCTATCCTGTATGACCAAAATGAGACAGCAGCAAAGCTTTATCAGATCCTCGCTATTCCGACTACATTTATTATTGATCAAAACGGAGTCGTTACGTATAAGGTGATGGGTCCGATTCAGCCCGGAATGTTTCAGTCAGAAGTAGATAAAGTGGTTAAAGCTAAAAAATAA
- a CDS encoding cytochrome c biogenesis protein CcdA, which translates to MDTQITVWLALAAGFLSFISPCCLPLYPSFLSYITGVSVSEMKQGKTVFQRQALLHTLFFILGFSLVFIALGLSTSWIGSLFASKKDLIRQLGAILLIFMGLVITGVLKLDFMMKTWKKDINHRPLGYTGSILVGITYAAGWTPCVGPIMSGIIALGMANPESALTYTLAYTLGFALPFFVMTFFISKIGWIMKYSDKLMKIGGGIMVLFGILLYFDKLTDISIYLIKIFGTPSL; encoded by the coding sequence ATGGATACACAAATTACAGTATGGCTGGCGCTAGCAGCAGGATTTCTCTCGTTTATTTCACCTTGTTGTTTGCCGTTGTACCCATCTTTTTTATCCTATATCACAGGGGTTTCGGTTTCGGAAATGAAGCAAGGAAAAACCGTGTTTCAGCGTCAGGCTTTGTTACACACGTTGTTTTTTATTCTAGGATTTTCGCTTGTTTTTATCGCGCTAGGATTATCAACCTCATGGATTGGTAGTTTGTTTGCATCTAAAAAAGACTTGATTCGGCAACTGGGTGCTATTTTATTAATCTTTATGGGACTAGTTATCACAGGGGTCTTAAAGCTTGATTTCATGATGAAAACATGGAAGAAGGACATAAATCATAGACCGCTTGGGTATACTGGTTCTATCTTGGTGGGAATTACCTATGCTGCGGGATGGACCCCATGTGTAGGTCCGATTATGTCAGGGATTATTGCACTTGGAATGGCGAATCCAGAGAGTGCTCTTACCTATACACTTGCCTATACGTTAGGGTTTGCCCTGCCATTCTTCGTAATGACGTTCTTCATTAGTAAAATTGGATGGATCATGAAATACTCGGATAAGTTGATGAAAATCGGCGGAGGAATCATGGTTCTGTTCGGGATTTTGCTATATTTTGACAAGCTTACGGACATTTCCATCTACTTAATTAAAATTTTTGGAACGCCAAGTTTATAA
- a CDS encoding aromatic amino acid hydroxylase — translation MSHIESNFSLVNIPIHLKQFVVDQDYDKYTPVDQAVWRYVMRQNYNFLGKRAHTAYLEGLKASGISIEKIPNILEMNRCLSEIGWGAVSIDGFIPGVAFFDFQAHNILPIACDIRTYDHVAYTPAPDIIHEAAGHSPIIKDEKYREYLKVFGAIGSKAISSRADYELYEAIRYLSIVKEDINATAEQVLAAEEELAQKTAAVTEISEATQLSRLYWWTVEYGLIGEVHNPQIYGAGLLSSVGESMSCLTDEVKKIPFSLDACIETDFDITKPQPQLFVCRDFDQLIEAVLEMKERMALHIGGTESLHKAVKSGQTTTSVYSSGLQVSGTLHHIISDEQGEAIYLATEGPTALAHQNTELVGHDKSYHSHGFSSPIGKIKGVEKPLENWTDEELEAYGLVIGSKTVVCFTSGVEVVGRVSYIDRIENKVVLIGFDECTVRYQERVLFQAEWGIYDMAVGAEIVSVYAGAADREKFQSGTHQPSETQTRRPIYTEEQKRQQQLYQIVRNLRIEEGAEEELPESLQAILQELDASYPTDWLLRLEILEIMLQHQFPEVDCQQLRSQLTAIGEADHELAGLIENGLSLLG, via the coding sequence ATGAGTCACATCGAGTCTAATTTTTCGTTGGTCAACATACCCATACATTTAAAGCAATTCGTTGTCGACCAAGACTATGACAAGTATACACCAGTGGATCAAGCAGTTTGGCGATACGTCATGCGTCAAAACTATAATTTTCTAGGAAAAAGAGCGCATACCGCTTACCTAGAAGGCTTAAAAGCATCTGGTATCAGCATTGAGAAAATACCGAATATTTTGGAAATGAATCGGTGCCTGTCGGAAATTGGATGGGGAGCAGTCAGCATTGACGGTTTTATACCAGGAGTTGCATTTTTTGACTTTCAAGCTCATAATATCCTCCCAATTGCTTGCGACATCCGCACTTACGATCACGTGGCTTATACACCTGCACCTGATATCATTCATGAAGCGGCGGGACATTCACCGATCATTAAAGACGAGAAATATCGTGAATATCTTAAAGTCTTTGGAGCAATTGGTTCCAAAGCCATCTCATCACGTGCAGATTATGAATTGTATGAAGCAATCCGCTATCTATCTATTGTAAAAGAGGATATCAATGCGACTGCTGAACAGGTACTGGCAGCGGAAGAAGAACTAGCTCAAAAAACAGCGGCTGTCACCGAAATATCGGAAGCCACTCAATTATCCCGTCTTTACTGGTGGACAGTCGAATATGGTTTGATTGGCGAGGTTCATAATCCGCAAATCTATGGAGCTGGATTATTGTCCTCTGTTGGGGAGAGCATGAGCTGCTTAACAGATGAGGTCAAAAAAATCCCGTTTTCACTTGATGCTTGCATTGAGACAGATTTTGATATCACCAAACCTCAGCCGCAACTCTTTGTTTGTCGTGATTTTGATCAGTTAATTGAAGCTGTTTTGGAAATGAAGGAGAGAATGGCCTTGCATATTGGAGGCACGGAAAGTTTGCATAAGGCGGTTAAAAGTGGTCAGACCACTACTAGCGTATACAGCTCCGGTCTACAGGTAAGCGGGACCTTGCACCATATCATTTCAGATGAGCAGGGTGAAGCGATTTACTTAGCAACAGAGGGACCAACTGCCCTTGCGCATCAGAATACCGAGCTTGTTGGGCATGATAAATCCTACCATAGCCATGGATTTTCTTCTCCTATTGGTAAAATAAAAGGGGTAGAGAAACCATTAGAAAATTGGACCGATGAAGAGCTCGAAGCATATGGTTTAGTGATAGGTAGTAAAACGGTGGTATGTTTTACTTCAGGAGTCGAAGTTGTAGGGCGTGTTTCATATATTGATCGTATAGAGAATAAAGTGGTGTTAATTGGATTTGATGAATGCACCGTGCGTTATCAGGAGCGTGTTTTGTTCCAAGCTGAATGGGGTATCTATGATATGGCAGTAGGAGCTGAGATTGTCTCTGTTTATGCAGGAGCAGCTGATCGCGAGAAATTTCAATCGGGTACTCATCAACCATCAGAAACACAAACTCGTCGTCCCATCTACACCGAGGAGCAAAAAAGACAACAACAATTGTATCAAATTGTTCGTAATTTACGGATAGAAGAAGGGGCGGAAGAGGAATTACCAGAGAGTTTGCAAGCTATCTTGCAAGAACTAGATGCTTCTTACCCGACCGATTGGCTGTTACGTTTAGAAATTCTGGAAATCATGTTGCAGCATCAATTCCCTGAAGTGGACTGTCAGCAACTACGCTCCCAATTAACAGCTATTGGGGAAGCTGACCATGAGTTGGCGGGCTTGATTGAAAATGGCCTTTCGTTGCTTGGATAA
- a CDS encoding ABC transporter substrate-binding protein, translating to MLVSGCASNVTSVKGKEHTSTSGAKTPEKLTIALDWYPNAVHSFLYAAESQGYFRDANLQVELKMPSDANDPLKLAATDQVDLAISYQTQVIQAKAEGLPIKSLAAIVREPLNVVMVRADSPVQSPKDLTGKNVGYPALPLDIEIVKHMVKTDGGEPSSIRFIDIGFQLIPVLSTKQMDATIGGYINHEQLILEKNNVPVRLFRLTDYAVPRYYELVLVTSDQTVVQKREALDRFQQAMQKGQAYVISHPKEALEGLLQQEAKEFPLDKEIEQKSLDVLLPLMDAKDKPFGSQDKAQWQQVIDWMATKKLIPEAFPAEEILPVAK from the coding sequence ATGTTAGTTTCAGGGTGCGCCTCTAATGTTACCTCCGTAAAAGGAAAGGAACATACCTCCACATCTGGAGCTAAAACACCAGAGAAGCTCACAATCGCCTTAGATTGGTATCCTAATGCTGTTCACAGCTTCTTATATGCAGCAGAATCACAGGGATATTTTCGCGATGCCAACCTGCAAGTGGAGCTAAAAATGCCGTCGGATGCCAATGATCCGTTGAAGCTTGCAGCTACTGATCAAGTAGACTTGGCGATTAGCTACCAAACACAGGTAATTCAAGCGAAGGCGGAAGGTTTACCTATTAAATCGCTAGCTGCCATCGTTCGCGAACCGTTGAATGTAGTAATGGTGCGAGCAGATAGTCCTGTTCAATCCCCTAAGGATTTGACTGGTAAAAACGTAGGGTATCCTGCTCTTCCACTCGACATTGAAATTGTTAAACATATGGTCAAAACCGATGGAGGAGAGCCTTCAAGTATTCGTTTTATCGATATTGGTTTTCAACTAATACCAGTTCTTTCAACAAAGCAAATGGATGCTACCATTGGTGGATATATCAATCATGAGCAATTGATCTTAGAAAAAAATAATGTCCCTGTTCGTCTTTTTCGATTGACTGACTATGCCGTGCCCCGTTATTATGAGTTGGTGCTTGTTACAAGTGACCAGACTGTAGTACAAAAGCGAGAGGCATTGGATCGATTCCAGCAAGCTATGCAAAAAGGGCAGGCCTACGTTATTTCTCATCCAAAAGAAGCATTAGAAGGACTTTTACAACAGGAAGCCAAAGAATTTCCTTTAGATAAAGAGATCGAACAAAAAAGTCTTGACGTCCTACTCCCATTGATGGATGCAAAAGACAAACCATTTGGTAGCCAGGATAAAGCTCAATGGCAACAGGTTATTGATTGGATGGCAACTAAGAAGCTGATTCCCGAGGCTTTCCCAGCAGAGGAGATTCTTCCTGTTGCAAAATGA
- a CDS encoding ABC transporter permease, with product MALIKEPSSQKLQKVWRKKRDVGWFLVSACSLLLMWEAGCRLLEVPTFILPPPSVIAIAFWDVRSQLLTTHLWITLQEALLGLAISMFVGTGLAICMHLNRTIKKIMYPHVIISQTIPILALSPVFMMWFGYELPGKVAIAVLFTFFPIVVSTYDGLLVTDSERLTYFRMIGANRWQIFCKLEVPSALPSFFSGVKVAATFSVSGATVGEWLGASAGLGYFGRRASGNFQAPVLFASVFLLCLLGLGLFWTMNMLEKRFLIYNLYGKEPRQ from the coding sequence ATGGCCTTAATCAAAGAGCCAAGCAGTCAAAAATTACAAAAGGTGTGGCGCAAAAAAAGGGACGTAGGGTGGTTTTTAGTGTCAGCATGCAGTTTACTACTGATGTGGGAAGCTGGTTGTCGCTTACTTGAGGTACCTACATTTATTTTACCGCCACCCTCTGTTATTGCTATTGCTTTCTGGGACGTACGCAGTCAGTTGTTGACTACACATCTGTGGATTACGTTACAAGAAGCGTTATTGGGCTTAGCAATCTCTATGTTCGTAGGTACAGGACTTGCCATATGTATGCATCTTAACAGGACGATTAAAAAGATCATGTACCCTCATGTCATCATTTCGCAAACGATTCCCATTTTAGCACTCTCGCCCGTTTTCATGATGTGGTTTGGCTATGAGTTACCAGGGAAAGTGGCAATTGCTGTACTGTTCACTTTTTTCCCTATTGTAGTAAGTACTTATGATGGATTACTCGTTACAGACTCCGAACGGCTTACGTATTTTCGCATGATTGGGGCTAATCGTTGGCAAATCTTTTGTAAGTTGGAAGTGCCGAGCGCTTTGCCGTCCTTCTTTAGTGGAGTTAAGGTTGCAGCAACATTCAGCGTATCAGGGGCCACGGTAGGTGAGTGGCTTGGTGCAAGTGCAGGTCTCGGTTATTTTGGCAGACGGGCGTCAGGTAATTTTCAGGCGCCTGTTCTGTTTGCTTCCGTCTTTTTATTATGTTTGTTGGGTCTTGGATTGTTTTGGACCATGAATATGCTAGAGAAACGCTTTCTTATCTACAACCTTTATGGAAAAGAGCCGAGGCAGTAA
- the tenA gene encoding thiaminase II gives MNTQAMEISTFTELLYAEAKPIWEKTHVHPFITGIANGNLPVSAFIHYMKQDYLFLQEYAKLFAIASIKATRLDWSGRFAQIMTSTLQEEMSLHREYAQRLGISHNELETAEPSFVMLAYTSYMLQVAHQGSLGEGVSALLPCMWSYQEIGKRLVQKPGVTNHPQYGEWVRMYSSDEFASSTNWVKGVLDEIARDSNEQERARMKQHFIATCKMEYLFWDMAYLEQVWP, from the coding sequence ATGAATACGCAAGCAATGGAAATATCTACTTTTACCGAGCTTTTATACGCAGAAGCAAAGCCGATTTGGGAAAAAACGCATGTTCATCCTTTCATTACTGGCATTGCTAATGGAAACCTACCAGTCTCTGCGTTTATCCACTACATGAAGCAGGACTATCTCTTTTTGCAGGAATACGCGAAACTGTTTGCCATCGCAAGCATCAAGGCGACTCGTTTGGACTGGAGCGGTAGATTTGCTCAGATAATGACCTCAACTTTACAGGAAGAAATGTCATTGCATCGCGAATATGCTCAACGTTTAGGGATTTCTCACAATGAATTAGAAACGGCTGAACCTTCATTTGTCATGCTTGCCTATACAAGTTATATGCTACAGGTAGCTCATCAAGGGAGTTTGGGAGAAGGAGTGAGCGCCTTGCTTCCGTGCATGTGGAGTTACCAAGAAATCGGAAAAAGATTGGTGCAAAAACCAGGGGTGACCAATCATCCGCAGTATGGAGAGTGGGTGCGGATGTATAGCTCGGATGAATTTGCTAGCTCGACGAATTGGGTCAAAGGTGTACTTGATGAGATTGCCCGTGACAGTAACGAACAGGAACGTGCCCGAATGAAACAACATTTTATAGCCACATGCAAAATGGAGTATCTGTTTTGGGACATGGCTTACTTGGAACAAGTATGGCCTTAA
- a CDS encoding thiamine phosphate synthase gives MKLARIATLSQKWSIYLVIGSQDCGNSVENMFRIVSDALQTGVGCVQWREKGLGSISDPIQRKKIAIRMKTLCHTYDAIFLINDDVTLACQIRADGVHVGHEDMPFAQVKQLVPPEMIIGISAGNLEEAHIAITYGADYLGVGPMYASKSKADAGGPIGPSGLTTIRKFVGGYPIVAIGGIGPEHVGCLRKSGADAVAVISAITQAPDTKKAVQEFMYHFHKKSRL, from the coding sequence ATGAAGTTAGCTCGTATAGCTACCTTATCTCAAAAATGGAGCATTTATTTGGTGATTGGTAGTCAGGATTGTGGGAACTCCGTTGAAAACATGTTCCGTATAGTGTCAGATGCTCTCCAAACAGGAGTCGGATGTGTACAGTGGCGTGAAAAGGGACTTGGTTCCATTAGTGATCCAATTCAAAGAAAGAAAATTGCAATCCGTATGAAAACGCTGTGTCATACATACGACGCCATTTTTCTAATTAATGACGATGTTACATTGGCCTGCCAGATTCGAGCGGATGGAGTGCATGTTGGGCACGAGGATATGCCGTTTGCTCAGGTAAAACAATTGGTTCCTCCTGAAATGATCATTGGTATCTCAGCCGGTAATCTAGAGGAGGCTCATATCGCTATCACGTATGGAGCCGATTATCTGGGTGTAGGTCCCATGTATGCGTCCAAAAGCAAAGCAGATGCTGGAGGCCCGATCGGACCAAGTGGACTTACAACGATTCGAAAATTCGTGGGTGGCTATCCGATTGTAGCTATTGGCGGAATTGGACCAGAACATGTCGGTTGCTTGCGAAAAAGTGGGGCAGATGCTGTCGCTGTCATTTCGGCCATTACGCAGGCACCTGATACGAAAAAAGCGGTACAGGAATTCATGTATCATTTTCATAAAAAGTCTCGTTTATAA
- a CDS encoding thiazole synthase produces MKDTTLRIGHYEFTSRFLIGTGKCSDLEIQRAAVTISEAQIITFAVRRLNLEKVNEPTLLESLDLSAYTLLPNTAGATTAEEAVRIARLAKASGLCDMIKVEVIADQKTLLPDPIETLRASALLVEEGFTVLTYTNDDPILARKLQEVGVHAVMPGASPIGSGQGILNPLHLSIMIEEATVPIIVDAGIGSPTDAAQAMELGAAGVLLNTAVALADDPVLMAEAMKLGIQAGRKGFLAGRIPRRRYASASSPKEGMLT; encoded by the coding sequence ATGAAAGACACGACTTTACGTATTGGACATTATGAGTTTACTTCACGTTTTCTAATTGGTACCGGTAAATGTAGTGATTTAGAAATCCAGCGAGCAGCTGTAACGATCTCAGAAGCACAAATTATCACTTTTGCGGTTCGTCGATTGAATTTGGAAAAAGTGAATGAGCCTACTTTATTAGAATCGCTAGATCTTTCCGCTTATACACTGCTTCCCAATACAGCGGGAGCAACGACAGCGGAGGAGGCAGTACGCATTGCCCGCTTAGCTAAAGCTAGTGGTTTATGTGACATGATTAAAGTAGAGGTAATTGCAGACCAGAAGACTTTGTTACCAGACCCGATAGAAACGTTGCGAGCATCTGCTTTGTTGGTAGAGGAAGGCTTCACAGTGCTAACCTACACGAATGATGACCCAATTCTTGCTCGAAAATTACAAGAAGTAGGTGTTCATGCCGTAATGCCTGGTGCATCACCGATCGGTTCTGGGCAAGGAATTCTTAATCCGCTACATCTCAGCATCATGATCGAAGAGGCGACGGTTCCCATCATTGTGGATGCTGGAATTGGTTCGCCGACAGATGCGGCGCAAGCGATGGAACTGGGAGCAGCTGGCGTGTTATTAAATACAGCAGTAGCGTTAGCAGACGACCCTGTATTAATGGCAGAAGCGATGAAGCTAGGGATTCAGGCTGGACGAAAAGGCTTTTTAGCAGGTCGCATTCCCCGTAGACGCTATGCTTCTGCCAGCAGTCCGAAAGAAGGCATGTTGACATGA
- the thiS gene encoding sulfur carrier protein ThiS, whose protein sequence is MRIQINGKITNLEENVTVEQILTHYGLEQRIVVVEHNEIILDRASYAHTPIMDGDRIEIVHFVGGG, encoded by the coding sequence GTGCGGATTCAAATTAATGGAAAAATAACTAATTTAGAAGAAAACGTGACTGTGGAACAAATACTTACCCACTATGGGTTGGAGCAAAGAATCGTAGTGGTGGAACACAACGAGATAATCCTTGATCGTGCTAGCTACGCACATACACCAATCATGGATGGTGATCGTATTGAAATTGTTCATTTTGTTGGAGGAGGATAA
- a CDS encoding thiamine phosphate synthase, with protein MRARSLHLITTGRQTLRETLSIVQMAEQAGVDYLHIREKERSAREIEEWIIHLSDVFPRERIIVNDRVDLAVAYHCGGVQLGHQSMRTSSASRILPAHQLLGCSVHNEQECLAVQPEMVQTSLHQDSLVGNDSLQSRFPTFVLVGHIYPTECKPGVEARGLPFVTRMRALLPSCISLIGIGGINPNHVQEVMGAGADGIAVMSGIMQTTEPQNMMKAYREQLDDSFFLKDSEKPTRNKVR; from the coding sequence TTGCGAGCACGCTCGCTTCATCTCATTACTACAGGTCGTCAAACGTTGCGAGAAACGTTGTCCATTGTTCAGATGGCTGAGCAGGCAGGTGTTGATTATTTACACATTAGGGAAAAAGAGCGCTCAGCACGTGAAATAGAGGAATGGATCATCCACTTATCAGATGTGTTTCCAAGGGAGCGAATCATCGTGAATGATCGCGTGGATTTGGCAGTTGCGTACCATTGTGGAGGTGTACAGTTAGGACATCAGAGCATGCGGACCAGCTCTGCAAGTCGAATCTTGCCTGCCCACCAATTGCTTGGTTGTTCCGTTCATAACGAACAAGAATGTTTGGCTGTACAACCAGAAATGGTGCAAACCTCTCTCCATCAAGATTCTTTAGTAGGGAATGACTCCTTACAGAGCCGTTTTCCTACCTTTGTGCTGGTAGGACACATCTATCCAACAGAATGCAAGCCAGGTGTCGAAGCCCGTGGTCTTCCTTTTGTAACACGTATGCGAGCATTGCTACCTTCTTGCATATCATTAATCGGGATAGGCGGTATTAATCCTAATCATGTACAGGAAGTGATGGGGGCTGGAGCAGATGGCATCGCTGTTATGTCGGGCATCATGCAGACAACAGAGCCACAAAACATGATGAAAGCCTACCGTGAACAGCTAGATGATTCGTTTTTTTTAAAAGACAGTGAAAAACCAACACGAAACAAAGTGAGGTGA